TTTCGTCGATAAGGCAGAGATGGCAAACAAATCTAGCGTCACGGTTTTGGTTTGTTCTTAGCTCCACCATCTTTAATAGCTTCGTGTAGTTCTGCAAATCGGAGGCATTCTCTCCTGCATATCGGGCAGAGTGAACTCCGGGTATATTATTTAGCCCCGAAACCTCCAAGCCAGAATCATCTGCTACAACGAGTTCGCCAGCTTTCACTTTCGATAGGGAGCGGGCTTTTATAAAGGCATTCTCTTCAAACGTCTTGCCAGTTTCCTTAGGTGCGGAATAAGCGCCGGCATCCCTTAGGGATTTCACATGAAATTGTAATGGCGCTAAAAGTCTTTCGAACTCTTTTAGCTTTCCTAAATTTGTTGTCGCAATCCAAAGTGTATTCACTTTTTCTTCCTCAGCCGACAAGTTAGCTCAAACTTGGTAATAATTTTTGAACATCAATTTTTGCATGAGTGAGTGCTTTGAGTTGGAGTTGTTGAAGTTCCATGCATCCTTTTTCGCAAAGATCTGCGATCTCATTTAATTGTGTACGATTGATGCACTTTCTTTCGGACGTGCCTTGCACTTCCACAATTTCTTTCCTATGGGTCATCACAAGATTCACATCAGCATCCGCTTGTGAATCTTCATAATAGTTTAAATCTAAAATCATTTGTCCCTCAAACCATCCGGCGCTAATTGCCGAAACATAACCCAGCAAAGGTGTGGTCTGAAGATTCTCTTCTTGGACGACTTTGTTAATAGCTATTACGAGCGCAATAAAACCACCCGTAATAGCAGCGGTGCGTGTCCCGCCGTCCGCCTGCAAAACATCGCAATCAACTACAACAGATCTTTCGCCTAGTAACGAAAGATCTGTGACGGCCCTTAAAGAGCGCCCGATGAGTCTTGAAATTTCCTGAGTGCGCCCACTTGTTAAGCTCTTTTCGCGACGAAGCCGATCATGAGTTGAGCGTGGGAGCATACCGTACTCTGCGGTGACCCAACCTTTGCCGCTCCCTTGCAGCCACCTGGGTGGTTGTTCTTCAAGGCTAGCTGTGCACAGTACTCGTGTAGATCCATACTCGATGATACAGCTGCCTTCTGCATAGAGGTTGACACCTGTTTCAATTTTTACGGGGCGCATTTGGTCGAGTTTTCTTCCGTCAATTCTCATCGCGTGAACTTACAACGTTCGTGGTTTTTATCCAAGAGCCGATTGCTTCGAGTATCTTTTTTGCGTTAGACCCAGCGGATTGGTCTTTAATTATGGCCTTTCGGTCCGAGGCATTTGATAGAAAACCTGCTTCCAATAAAACAGAAGGATACGAACTGCCCAATATTTGAAACTCCGCCTCTTTGGTTCGAACAGTTTGAACATCTGTGGTGCGTAGTGCTTGTTGGAGATGCTTTGCGAATTCCCGGCTTCTTAGAATCTGATTTCGCCTTTCGAGGTCTTTTAAGATAACGTCGGGAATAGACGCTTCAAACAATTCTGGCGCAGGGCTCGAGAGAGATGCCAGAAACCCCTGTCTTTGTACGCCTGTCAGTTTCTCTAATGTGAAGATCTCGGCTCCTTTGGCTCGCTCGTCATAACTACTGTTATAGTGAATGCTGATAACCAGAGATGGTTTGCGATGGTTGACGATGCGTAGCCTCTCCTCGAGATCCATCCAGCGATCGGTATTTCGCGTAAGTTCAACAGAATACGTTTTTATCTTTTGGCGTAAATGGATTTCTTGGATTTTGAGGGCAGTATTAAGAGCCAGCTCTGACTCCAGGAGATCGTGATAAGATGAGCCCTTGTCGGCTCCCCCATGTCCGGGATCAATTAAAATCAAAGGCCTCGGCGAGGGGAAAGTTTGCGTACCTGAAGGAAATGTCTCGAAGGCCACGAAGAAGACCGAGGCCAAAACGAGTCTCGACATTGTTGAAAGTACACGATCACGCATTCTTTCATATTAACCTACTTGGGACTGTGGTACACAAAACACCTTATGCCTCGATTTTTGGCTGTTTCATCAACTGGTCTTCTGGACGTCCTGGAGCAAGAGCTCACTGACTTAGGTTTTAGACCTGGCCCCAAAATACCTGGGGCTGTGCCATTTGAAGCGTCGTGGGAAGGTTGCTACAGAGCGAATTATGAGCTTCGAAGCGCCACGCGGATTCTCTACCCGATTGCGGATTTTTTCGCTTATGACGGTGAAGACCTTTATAACAACATTCGAAAAAGGCACGATTTCACAAAGTACATCAATTGTGAGGGAACTCTCGCTGTCTTTTCAACGGTGGGTGAAAGTAAACTCACAGATCAACGTTTTGTTTCGATGAAAGTTAAAGATGCGATTGTCGATCAGTTTTACGAAAAATATGATCGACGGCCTAATGTCGAAAGCAAACAGCCGGATTTGCCTATAGTCGTGCACGTTATTAAAAATCACGTTCATGTCGCTCTAGATACTTCGGGTGAATCACTCTATCGCAGGGGCTATAAAACAGAAACTGTAACTGCCCCCATAAAAGAGCACTTGGCATTCGCCCTTCTCAAGATGACGGGTTGGAAACCCGGCATAACACTCGTCGACCCAATGTGTGGATCGGGGACGTTTTTGATCGAGGCCGCATTGTGGGCGGCGCAAGTGGCTCCCGGCACTTTCAGGCGACGGTTTGCTTTTCAAAGATGGCTGAATTTTCAGAAAGACAAGTATCAGTTGATCACGCAAGAGGCTTCTCAGCGAGAGCTTGAGGTGCCCGAAAGCCCCGTTTACTTTGGGTTTGATCAAGACAGATCTGCAATTAGGGCGGCAAAAGAAAACGCGCAGAACGCTGGCGTTGAGTCGGCTATTGCCCTTAGAACCCAGTCTGTGCAGTTATTGACGCCTCCAGAGGGAGTTGAGCCGGGGATAGTGGTAATTAATCCCCCTTATGGCGAGAGATTAGATTTTGAAATCGAAGAAGCCTATCGTGACCTTGGATACACATTAAAGAAAAATTTCGCTGGCTGGGATGTATGGATACTTTCTGGAAATGCCGATGCACTGAAGTTTTTGCAGATGAAAAGCGATAAGAAGTTTCGAGTTTTCAATGGTCCAATCGACTGCCGTTGGCTTAGATATCAGGTGCGTCAGGGCCCTGAACGACCAACTACTTAGAAGTAGCTGACAGAGAAAAGGCACTTTTTTTTACCTTTTCGTTTAGGCGGGTTTGTAGATAGCCGCGTAGGCGGCAATCAAGAGACTCAACGTGAGTACGCCAAACAGGATTCGGGCTTTGGATGGCACCTTCCAAATAAATGCCAGCCATGCGCCAAGAAAGAGCCAAACGGCGAGTTTAATATAAACCCAAAGGCTCCAATCCCTCATAATCCCGAGACGAGCGAGTAATCCAAACCCAGTAACAAGTGCGATAAGTAACGCCACTCCGTGGACAATGCTTACGAGTTTACGTCTTTTAAAGTTTGCTTTTTGGCCACCTTCAACTCGGTAGAGACTGACTCCGCCCAAAATGACTAATAACAAACCCCAGCTCAAAATATGAATCAATTTGTAAAACTCGTAAGACATTTGGCCTCAGTCGGTAGGATTACCAGTAAATACCTTTAGTAGGTATGAACGATAGACCCATTCTGTATAATTTCGTTCAAACTCTGCCCGTTATTGGCCCGAACGTGAACAAGATGGAGCTTATCGGAAAGCCTGGCTTTTACAACTTTAGAAAAGCGAATCTCTGTTCTTTCGCAGTCTTGCCCCTCAAGCGTCACAGTGGGAACAATAAGTAAGACGTTGCCGTCTTGAATCTCAGCTCTCACTCTGTCGAGTTTCATGCAAGTGTTGGTCAAAAAACCGCGAATCTTGAGTTCTGTTGCGCCGTCATCAGTGAGCTTGGATTCTAGGTCATAAACATCGGCGTAGAGCTCGGCGTCTTGAGGAGCATTTGGCTGCGCCAAAGAAACATTGATGTTATTTTTGACGACTTCTTCTTCGTTTTCCCCTTTTGCGGTGATCGTGTAATCGCCGGCATTGAGTAGCCCGATGTTAATCACTTTTTTGTAAGGTTGAATTTGCATAGTGCAAATCGCGCCAGAAGCAAAAAGCTCTTTGTCTTCAATAACAATCTTCTTATTTGTTTTGTCGACTGTAAAAAAAGTAGGCCCCATTTTGTGACAGCCATTCGGATAAAACCCCGAAATGACAATCTGAGAATTGTCATTTGAGTCAAATCCAACTGGAACAAATGCGTGGTCCGGAATTTTGTTTTGCTCTTTAGTCTCAAAGCTTTGCGCCTGAGCGGATGATGCGAAAGCGACAACTAGAGCTATAAGCCCGCAACTAAATGATTTCATGATTTCCCCCTGTTTTGGACCAAATCACACTGAGTAAATAAAACACTCACTCACGTAGATTTGGACTCCTTCAGTTAACAACTAAAACGAAGGAGTCCACTATGTAATGACTTTTATCATTTTTTCAAAATGTATTTTTTTTTGGTGCAGGGCGCTTTCTCGGAGTGTCTCTCGCACCATTTCTTAAACGTAGCAAGCAAACGACACGGGGACAGCCCCTGGTGTCGTCTGATTCCCTTAGTGACGTCTTTCTTCAATTATCTTTTCTTTAGACTCTTTAACGCGCCTAGATAGAATATGACTAGCTTTTGTGATCATCTCGTAGAGATCTCCGCCTTTTTCGCTAGCAATAATGTCATGTTTCCAGGCATGAACTTTCATCAAAGCAGAAAACACCTTGGGATTTGTTTCGTTCAAAATGACATCCACTGTGCTTTCGGCAGGCAAGATAGCGTCTAGGCCTTCGAGGTGTTCAGCCACATGAGTTTCGATGCTTTCTGTTAGGTCGAAGTGTTCGCATTTGATCACATGTTTCATATTGTCCTCCTAGTTCTATAATTGTGCCTATATTCGAAAAATCAAGGCACGGCCTCCTACTTTTTCTTGCTAGTCTCTATAAGCGATTTATATCGCTTTAATTGAGCTTTGACGTCTGGAGGTATATTGGTCCCTAGCGAGCCACTGAAAGATACAACAATGGCGTCCTCAAGCTCTTTGTAGCAGGCTTTTGCAACGG
This portion of the Bdellovibrionales bacterium CG10_big_fil_rev_8_21_14_0_10_45_34 genome encodes:
- a CDS encoding ribonuclease PH, whose amino-acid sequence is MRIDGRKLDQMRPVKIETGVNLYAEGSCIIEYGSTRVLCTASLEEQPPRWLQGSGKGWVTAEYGMLPRSTHDRLRREKSLTSGRTQEISRLIGRSLRAVTDLSLLGERSVVVDCDVLQADGGTRTAAITGGFIALVIAINKVVQEENLQTTPLLGYVSAISAGWFEGQMILDLNYYEDSQADADVNLVMTHRKEIVEVQGTSERKCINRTQLNEIADLCEKGCMELQQLQLKALTHAKIDVQKLLPSLS
- a CDS encoding RNA methyltransferase, encoding MPRFLAVSSTGLLDVLEQELTDLGFRPGPKIPGAVPFEASWEGCYRANYELRSATRILYPIADFFAYDGEDLYNNIRKRHDFTKYINCEGTLAVFSTVGESKLTDQRFVSMKVKDAIVDQFYEKYDRRPNVESKQPDLPIVVHVIKNHVHVALDTSGESLYRRGYKTETVTAPIKEHLAFALLKMTGWKPGITLVDPMCGSGTFLIEAALWAAQVAPGTFRRRFAFQRWLNFQKDKYQLITQEASQRELEVPESPVYFGFDQDRSAIRAAKENAQNAGVESAIALRTQSVQLLTPPEGVEPGIVVINPPYGERLDFEIEEAYRDLGYTLKKNFAGWDVWILSGNADALKFLQMKSDKKFRVFNGPIDCRWLRYQVRQGPERPTT
- the rdgB gene encoding non-canonical purine NTP pyrophosphatase, RdgB/HAM1 family, with the protein product MNTLWIATTNLGKLKEFERLLAPLQFHVKSLRDAGAYSAPKETGKTFEENAFIKARSLSKVKAGELVVADDSGLEVSGLNNIPGVHSARYAGENASDLQNYTKLLKMVELRTNQNRDARFVCHLCLIDEKGERYDFVGELKGQIAKKATGRNGFGYDPVFVPEGFDKSMAELDDAQKNQISHRSIATQKLLSFLTAKIE